The following are encoded in a window of Mycobacterium decipiens genomic DNA:
- a CDS encoding fumarylacetoacetate hydrolase family protein, translating to MRLGRIASPDGPSGRSAFVTIEGELGNPGGMTAREIAEHPFGTPTFTGRSWPLADLRLLAPILASKVVCVGKNYADHIAEMSAQMGGATGPAPADPVIFLKPSTAIIGPNVPIRLPASAAPVHFEGELAIVIGRPCKDVPAGQAADNILGYTIGNDVSARDQQQADGQWTRAKGHDTFCPVGPWIVTDLDPLDPADLELRTEVNGQVKQHSRTSQMIHDVGAIVEWISAVMTLLPGDLILTGTPAGVGPLEHGDTVSITIEGIGSLTNPVVRKGKS from the coding sequence ATGCGCCTCGGTCGAATCGCCAGCCCCGACGGCCCCTCCGGTCGATCCGCGTTCGTCACCATCGAGGGCGAGCTGGGGAATCCCGGCGGGATGACTGCTCGTGAGATAGCGGAGCACCCGTTCGGCACGCCGACCTTCACCGGCCGCTCATGGCCGCTGGCCGACCTCCGGCTGCTGGCTCCGATACTGGCCAGCAAGGTGGTCTGCGTCGGTAAGAACTATGCCGACCACATCGCCGAGATGAGCGCCCAAATGGGCGGCGCAACGGGCCCAGCGCCGGCGGATCCGGTGATATTCCTCAAGCCCAGCACCGCGATCATCGGACCGAACGTTCCGATTCGATTGCCCGCAAGCGCCGCACCGGTGCACTTCGAAGGTGAGTTGGCGATAGTGATTGGCCGGCCGTGCAAGGACGTTCCGGCCGGCCAGGCCGCCGACAACATCCTCGGCTACACCATCGGCAACGACGTGTCGGCCCGCGATCAGCAGCAAGCCGATGGCCAGTGGACGCGGGCCAAGGGCCACGACACCTTCTGCCCGGTCGGGCCGTGGATCGTCACCGACCTAGATCCCCTTGACCCGGCCGATCTCGAGCTCCGCACCGAGGTCAACGGTCAGGTCAAGCAGCACAGCCGCACCTCGCAAATGATTCACGACGTCGGCGCCATCGTGGAATGGATCTCGGCGGTGATGACCCTGCTGCCGGGTGATCTCATCCTCACCGGAACACCGGCAGGAGTCGGTCCCCTTGAGCATGGTGACACCGTCTCGATCACCATTGAAGGAATCGGCAGCCTCACCAATCCCGTAGTCCGCAAAGGAAAGTCGTGA
- the gltX gene encoding glutamate--tRNA ligase — MTAAAPEATPVRVRFCPSPTGTPHVGLVRTALFNWAYARHTGGTFVFRIEDTDAERNSEESYLALLDALRWLGLDWDEGPEVGGRYGPYRQSQRTDIYRDVVAQLLAAGEAYYAFSTPQEVEARHVAAGRNPKLGYDNFDRQLTDAQRAAHLAEGRKPVVRLRMPDEDLTWTDLVRGPTTFPAGSVPDFALTRASGDPLYTLVNPCDDALMRVTHVLRGEDLLSSTPRQIALYQALIRIGVAEWIPEFAHLPTVLGDGTKKLSKRDPQSNLFAHRDRGFIPEGLLNYLALLGWSIADDRDLFSLAEMVVAFDVADVNSNPARFDQKKADALNAEHIRLLDAGDFTDRLREYLRAHGQHIELDEAGFAAAAELVQTRIVVLGDAWDLLKFLNDDEYAIDPKAAAKELGPDGGPVLDAALVALEGVPDWTAGRIEDALKAALIEGLSLKPRKAFGPIRVAATGTSVSPPLFESLELLGRDRSLQRLRSARAG; from the coding sequence GTGACTGCAGCAGCCCCGGAAGCAACTCCCGTACGGGTCCGATTCTGCCCGTCGCCCACCGGCACCCCGCACGTCGGCCTGGTCCGCACCGCGCTGTTCAACTGGGCATATGCTCGCCACACCGGTGGCACCTTCGTGTTCCGCATAGAGGACACCGACGCCGAGCGCAACAGCGAGGAAAGCTATCTCGCGCTGCTCGACGCGTTGCGCTGGCTCGGCCTCGACTGGGACGAGGGACCGGAGGTGGGCGGGCGGTACGGCCCGTACCGGCAGTCCCAGCGCACCGACATCTACCGTGACGTGGTAGCCCAGTTGCTTGCGGCCGGGGAGGCCTACTATGCCTTCTCGACCCCCCAGGAGGTGGAGGCCCGACACGTCGCCGCCGGCCGCAATCCTAAGCTGGGTTACGACAACTTCGACCGCCAGCTCACCGACGCGCAACGCGCGGCGCACTTGGCGGAGGGTCGCAAACCGGTGGTGCGGCTGCGGATGCCCGACGAAGATCTCACCTGGACTGACCTGGTGCGCGGACCTACCACATTCCCGGCCGGTAGCGTGCCCGATTTCGCGTTGACTCGCGCAAGCGGAGATCCGTTGTACACCTTGGTCAACCCGTGTGACGACGCGCTGATGAGGGTCACACATGTGCTGCGTGGTGAGGACCTGCTGTCGTCCACGCCGCGACAGATCGCGCTGTATCAGGCGTTGATCCGGATCGGCGTTGCCGAGTGGATTCCGGAATTCGCTCACCTCCCAACGGTATTGGGAGATGGCACCAAGAAACTGTCGAAGCGTGATCCGCAGTCGAACCTGTTCGCTCACCGCGACCGAGGTTTCATCCCCGAAGGTCTGCTGAATTATCTTGCGCTGCTTGGCTGGTCGATCGCCGACGATCGCGACCTGTTCAGCCTCGCCGAAATGGTGGTCGCGTTCGACGTTGCTGACGTCAACTCCAACCCGGCCCGGTTCGACCAGAAGAAGGCGGACGCGCTCAACGCCGAACACATCCGACTGCTGGACGCCGGCGATTTCACCGACCGATTGCGCGAGTACTTGCGCGCGCACGGCCAGCACATCGAGTTGGATGAGGCGGGTTTTGCCGCGGCCGCCGAGCTGGTGCAGACCCGCATCGTGGTGCTGGGTGACGCGTGGGACCTGCTGAAGTTCCTCAACGACGACGAGTACGCGATCGACCCCAAGGCCGCCGCCAAGGAGCTTGGGCCAGACGGCGGTCCGGTGCTTGACGCCGCCCTGGTTGCGTTGGAAGGCGTGCCGGACTGGACCGCGGGGCGAATCGAGGACGCCCTCAAGGCCGCGCTGATCGAGGGGCTGTCGCTCAAGCCGCGTAAGGCATTCGGCCCGATCCGGGTCGCCGCCACCGGGACGTCGGTCAGCCCGCCGTTGTTTGAATCGCTGGAGCTGCTCGGCCGCGACCGCAGCCTGCAGCGGCTGCGTTCGGCGCGAGCGGGGTAG
- a CDS encoding alpha/beta fold hydrolase — protein MRDGYVERTVTTSDGVRLGVRDYGGAGAGIHTLVLLHGLCLTQESWELPIRQLVRRWDNTVRIITYDHRGHGRSSSAPMHSYRIDRLAADLAEVLAALRITGPLTLAGHSMGGMTALAYLGRPAVHRPVEPHGLVLIATAAGRLAERGLGRLLATPATKILFEVVQRMPQGSTDRAIRALVRPVGDAVIRYRGQRSCHRSALAAVAASAIRTTSLRTAAGFLPSLRRYDQNHALASIAANTIVVSGGADVLTPASHARDLHAAIPGAAHLHRPNAGHMLLQDEPHCISEAINCAMMGMQHRPGRAANVWASRDSSAAPQLDAAAS, from the coding sequence ATGCGGGATGGCTATGTCGAGCGAACGGTTACTACGAGCGACGGTGTACGGCTGGGGGTCCGAGACTACGGCGGCGCCGGGGCTGGCATCCACACCCTCGTTCTGCTGCACGGTCTGTGCTTGACACAGGAAAGCTGGGAACTCCCAATTCGCCAGCTTGTGCGGCGGTGGGACAACACCGTACGAATCATTACCTACGACCACCGCGGCCACGGCCGGTCTAGCAGCGCCCCAATGCACAGTTACCGGATCGACCGACTAGCTGCCGACCTCGCGGAGGTCCTCGCCGCTCTGCGCATCACCGGTCCGCTCACTCTGGCGGGACACTCCATGGGTGGCATGACGGCGCTGGCCTACCTCGGCCGTCCCGCCGTCCACCGACCGGTAGAACCGCACGGCCTCGTCCTGATCGCGACGGCGGCAGGCCGGCTCGCCGAGCGAGGACTCGGCCGTTTGCTCGCCACACCCGCCACAAAGATTCTGTTTGAAGTCGTCCAGCGCATGCCCCAAGGCAGTACGGACCGGGCAATCAGGGCTCTCGTGCGGCCGGTCGGCGACGCGGTGATCAGATATCGAGGCCAGCGCAGCTGCCACCGCAGCGCGCTCGCTGCGGTGGCGGCATCGGCCATCCGCACAACGTCGTTGCGGACCGCGGCCGGCTTCCTGCCCAGCCTGCGGCGATACGACCAAAACCACGCGCTTGCGTCCATCGCGGCCAATACCATCGTCGTGAGCGGCGGAGCGGACGTGCTGACCCCAGCCTCCCACGCACGCGACCTACACGCCGCCATCCCGGGCGCTGCCCATCTGCACCGACCCAACGCCGGGCACATGCTCCTTCAAGACGAACCACATTGCATCAGTGAAGCCATCAACTGCGCGATGATGGGCATGCAACATCGACCCGGCCGCGCGGCCAACGTGTGGGCGTCGCGCGACAGCTCCGCGGCCCCGCAGCTCGACGCTGCCGCATCCTAG
- a CDS encoding PPOX class F420-dependent oxidoreductase — MGTNQRAQIVMSEAEIVDFITHSRTGTLATIGADGHPHLTAMWYAVVDGEIWLETKAKSQKAVNLRRDPRLSFLLEGGNTYDTLRGVSFEGVGEIVDDPDALFRVGVSVWERYTGPYTDEVKPMVDQMMNKRVGVRIISHRTRSWDHRKLGLPHLPVGGSTAPAALGTGQ, encoded by the coding sequence ATGGGAACCAATCAGCGCGCGCAGATCGTCATGTCCGAGGCTGAAATCGTCGACTTCATCACCCACAGCCGCACCGGCACGCTGGCCACCATCGGTGCCGACGGACACCCGCACTTGACCGCGATGTGGTATGCCGTGGTTGACGGCGAAATCTGGCTGGAAACCAAGGCCAAGTCACAAAAGGCCGTCAACCTCCGGCGGGATCCGCGACTGAGCTTTCTGCTCGAGGGCGGCAATACCTATGACACGTTGCGCGGGGTGTCCTTTGAAGGCGTTGGTGAGATCGTCGACGATCCCGACGCCCTGTTCCGGGTCGGGGTCAGCGTGTGGGAGCGTTACACCGGCCCCTACACCGACGAGGTGAAGCCCATGGTCGACCAGATGATGAACAAGCGCGTCGGCGTGCGCATCATCAGCCACCGGACCCGCTCGTGGGACCACCGCAAGCTAGGGCTGCCCCACCTACCGGTGGGCGGCTCAACTGCGCCGGCCGCGCTGGGGACCGGTCAATAG
- a CDS encoding IclR family transcriptional regulator, with translation MRQHSGIGVLDKAMGVLQAIAESPCGLAELCDRTGLPRATTYRLAAALEVHRLLGRDADGRWRLGPAITELAANVNDPLLAASKVVLPGLRQSTGESVQLYRREGRSRVCVAALEPPAGLRDTVPVGTRLPMTAGSGAKVLLAHSDAATQAAVLPTAKFTERALAEVRRRGWAQSVAEREPGVASVSAPVRDGRGVVVAAISVSGPIDRMGRRPGARWAADLLAAAEELTRRL, from the coding sequence GTGAGACAGCATAGCGGTATCGGCGTCCTCGACAAAGCCATGGGCGTGCTGCAGGCGATCGCGGAATCTCCGTGCGGGCTAGCCGAACTGTGTGATCGGACCGGCTTGCCCAGGGCCACCACCTACCGCCTGGCGGCCGCGCTGGAGGTGCATCGCCTACTGGGGCGCGATGCGGACGGCCGTTGGCGGCTGGGTCCCGCGATCACCGAACTCGCCGCGAACGTCAACGACCCGCTGCTGGCCGCGAGCAAGGTGGTGCTGCCTGGGTTGCGGCAGAGCACCGGCGAAAGCGTGCAGCTGTATCGCCGTGAGGGCAGGTCGCGGGTGTGCGTGGCCGCACTGGAACCGCCTGCGGGCCTCCGCGATACGGTTCCGGTCGGGACACGGTTGCCGATGACGGCGGGTTCGGGCGCCAAGGTATTGCTGGCCCACAGTGATGCCGCCACGCAGGCGGCCGTGCTACCCACCGCGAAGTTCACCGAGCGGGCGCTGGCCGAAGTGCGCCGGCGCGGTTGGGCACAAAGCGTGGCCGAGCGGGAGCCAGGGGTGGCCAGCGTTTCGGCGCCGGTGCGCGATGGCCGCGGTGTCGTGGTCGCTGCCATATCGGTCTCGGGTCCGATCGACCGGATGGGCCGGCGCCCGGGCGCGCGTTGGGCCGCAGACCTTCTAGCCGCGGCAGAGGAACTCACGCGGCGGCTCTAG